The Pirellulales bacterium DNA segment CAAACACGGTTTTAATTGCTAGTGTTTCGACTTTATCGTTCACGTCAGTACTGGTGCCGTGAGCGTTAATGTAATGCACGTCCGTCGGATTTAATCCGGCATCTTCCATCGCCAGCCGAATGCAGCCTGCGCCGCCCCTTCCTTCGGGGTGCGTATCGGTAATGCGATAAGCATCGGCGGTGGAACCATAACCTAGCACTTCGCCGTAAATTTTTGCGCCGCGGGCTTTGGCGTGGTCCAGTTCTTCCAGCACGACCATCGAAGAACCCTCCCCCAGCACAAAGCCATCACGATCTTTGTCGAACGGGCGCGAGGCTTTTGTCGGTGCATCGTTACGCGTCGAAAGCGCCGTGAGCAAATTAAATCCAGTCACACCAAACGGATGAATCATGCTATGTGTGCCCCCAGAAAGCATTAACTCGGCTTCACCACGGCGAATCAACTCCACTGCTTCGCCGATGGCCTGACTGCTTGCGGCGCAGGCAGTAAGACAATTGGCGTTGGGGCCCTGCGCGTTGAACATGGAAGCCATGTGCGCGGCGGGCATGTGTGGTTCTTGTTCCAGTTCTGCCATGGGATGCAGCGTTTCCAAGCCTTCGCGCGTAAAGGCAGCGACATCTAACTGTTCGCCTTCCAACGCTTGGGCCATCATCCGTGTGAAGCTGGAAAAATCTTGCTGTCCTTCACCGCTGCCCAAATACACGCCGAAGCGGGTGGGATCGTATTGGCCGTCAGTCAGTCCGGAATCTTGCATAGCTTGCTTGGCGGCGCCGGCTGCAAATCGCGTGTGCCGCCCCCGATATTTCCAGCGGTTGGGATCTTCGCCGGCATCGGCAATATCCCAGTTTTTCACTTCAGCCGAAATTTTGGTCGGGAAATTGCTGGCATCAAAGTGCGTGGTATAGCCGACGCCTGATTCTCCTTTAAGCAACCGGCGCCACATTTCGTCGACGGAATTGCCCAATGGCGTCACACAGCCAACTCCGGTGATGACAACACGACGTTTCATAAAGCGCTCCTATTCAACTCCATTTCAATCCACAGTTATGGGCGCGCCGTTGCCTTTTCTCGACGAATGACGTCCGACACGTCGCTCGTAGATCGATTTGGCTAATAGGCAGTTACTTGGCCGCCACCTGGCGGCTTAAAAACGGATCGCTTTCGGCCATGCGAGGATGAATTTGTAGCGGATTGCCATCGGCATCGCGCCCCACTTCATACAGCTTGAGCAATCGCAACCAAGAAAACAAATCGTAAGGAACGAACAATTCCAGCCGATCGCCGCGTTGATTCACTTGTTCCAAATGGGCGAAGAAAATTTCCGCTTCGGCTTGGGGCTTGCCATTCACTTCGCTGGTGACAGTCGTCATGGCGCCGTCTTCTTTAATGTCTTGCAGCAATGCGCGGTACGTGAGCATGTCGCCCGGCCATGCTTCGCCATGAAACACAGCTTTGGAAACTTTTGCCAAAATCACTTGTTTGGTGAAGCCACTGTGTTCGCACACCAATAAGCCGGCGGTTTGTGCCATGCCTTCCAGAATAAGCGTGTTCGGCATGACCGAGGCGCCAGGAAAATGATCGTGCAGATGGTCTTCCGAAAGCGATAGCGTCTTGATTGCCGTGGCTGATTGTCCACTGACGAATTCGGTAAAGCGATCGATCCAAAACCAGCGCATGGCAAATCAGCAGGTTCAAAGTTCAAATATCGAGACAGATCGCAGCGACAACCGCCCTCGGCTTGGAGGTCGGTTGCCCACCCCAAATGGTTCACTACGTCAATTTTGTTTGCACGTAGTTCACTAAATCTTGCACGGTGAGCAAATTGCCGAAGTTGGTCACACGCGGATCGGCTTCAAACTTGGCGAGATCGACAAACGGCATTCGCTTTCTTAATTGATCAATGCCTTCGGACGTTACCTTCCCATCGCGCACATACTGGGCATTGCTGAGAATGTCTTCCGGAAAGAGCTCTCCACGCGGAATTTTGATGTTAAACGTTTTTTCCAAGCGGAACACAATGTCGAGAAAATCGATTGATTCGGCGCCCAAATCGCCAACCATGGTGGCCTCGGAGGTGACCTCATCGTCGTCGACTCCCAGCGCATCTACCAAACAAGTGCGGACTTTCTCGAATACTTCGGCTTGCTGTGCAGGCATGGATTATATCCCTCCAGTTCTTTCACAAAATAATTTGATTTGTCGTCGTATTTTTGCCGGTGCAATGGAGGCGACGCAGTGCATCAACCAGGTTATTGCACAGCCGCCGGATTACAAGCCAACGAAGGCACCGCCGAATGGCTGCCATTGGCGGACGGCGCGCCAGGCAGAACGTCGGTGGGCCGATACAACACGTTGAACAGCGAACGCATTTCTCGGATTACGTGTGCGTCGGAGCTAGCGCAAACCGGATTCCTGTCCGCCAGGTTGTATTTGCCCAGCACCAAGCGGGCTGTCACATTTACTTTTCCGTTCACACTGCCTTGGGCTTTAAGTTTGGTTTGTTCGGGCGTTTGTCCAATGATTTCCGCCGTTACGGTCAGCGTTTGACCGGGGGCGACGAAGTCGGCGTATTTCACATTCCGCGCTTCACGCAGGACCACCATGCTGTGCTTAAAATCTTCCGTCGCACGAACAAGCCATGCCGACGCTTGTGTCAGGGCCTCTAGCATAAACACGCCTGGCATCACAGGGAACTGTGGAAAGTGATCGGCCAGATAATCTTCGGCCAATGCTAATCCCTTAATCGCCGTAATGCTTTCGCCGGCCTTCAGTTCGACAATTCTGTCCAGTAACTTAAAACGCATAAAAACCGTGGTCTGGCCACCACGGGAAATAAACTGGGAAATATACGAATTAACCAGTATACGGGCTTACGGAGCCCTCCACAACCACGTTGGCCAACTGAAAACTTGGGCGATTTTTGCCTGAGGCGGTGCGATTGTTAAAGCCTGTAAGGTTTTACAACATAGGCTCGGCGAGACAGCGGCAGCAATGGACTCACTGCTGTAATTTGGCCCTTGTCTTCGGATGCGATGCACAGTCAATCCAGACGTAACACACTTGCTCAGAGGCGTCCCGGCAGTTTCTGTCAGTTTGGCAGCGGCAGTGGATTTTGCAATTGGGTAGGCGGTTTTTCCAGATCATAACAACCCAGCGGCTAATGATTTATGGCATGTATGGCAGCCATCCAATTGGGCACAGACTTTGCTTGTGTCAGTGGCTTGGGTTTGTTCGTCTGTTTTGATTTTCGAATAACCCCTCTTTTGGAGACATGCAATAAAACGGAGGCATAAAATGGTGATGCGAAGCACAATTACTGTCCATCCAATTCAGCAATTGCGTGAGGAAGTCGATCGTTTGTTCACAAATGTGTTCACACATCCTACCGTAACAGGAGCGGCACGCTTGGTTACCGGCCGCGGTTTTCTTGCGGTCAATGTATGGGAAGACAGCGACAATTTATTCGTTGAAGCCGAAGTTCCGGGAGTGAAGCCTGAGCAGTTGGACGTGACCGTCGTTGGCAATGAATTGACTATTAAAGGCCAACGCCCGGAAGAGCCGCTAGGCGATGGGGCGTTTCATCGTCGTGAACGTGGGCAGGGCTCGTTCACGCGCATTCTTCGGCTGTCGACCGAAGTGACTGCCGATAATGTTCGGGCGGCACTGAACGACGGTGTTCTTCTGTTAACGTTGCCTAAGGCCGAAGCCGCCAAGCCACGGAAAATTCAAGTGAAAACGGAATAGAACGCACATTAATTTTTGCAAGTTGTCCAATCAAATCTAAACAAGAAATATTGATCTGGAGGCCAATTATGTCTGTTGAAACTACTCTCAACCAAGAAAACGGCGCCGTCGACGTATTGCCACCCAAACATACTCGCGGCGGACCGTACTACCGACCGAATGTCGACATTTACGAGTTGCCCGACCAGTTGGTTGTGCTGGCCGACGTGCCGGGCGCGAAGAACGACCAAATCGACATCCATTTTGAAGACGGCGCATTGACGATCCATGCGAAAGTAAGCGAGCGTCAGGACTCGCAGGGTCCCTATCTGCGTCAGGAGTACGGCGTAGGCGACTTCTATCGCACGTTCCGCGTGAGTGAGCAAATTGAGGCTACGCGCATAGCGGCTGAATATTCCGGCGGTGTGCTCACGCTGCACTTGCCCAAGGCGGAAGCGATGAAACCTCGGAAAATTAAGGTCTCCGCAAAGTAAATTTCGACGTCGTTGAAAAACAATTTCGGAAATTCGGTCAAAAGGCCTATCATGTATGAAATTAAGGAGAATAGATTATGAACCTTGTTCCTTGGAAAAACAAATCGGGAGAAACGCCCGAAGGGCGATTATCTTCGTTGACCGAATTCCGTTCAGAAGTAAATCGGTTGTTTGACTCATTTGTGCGTGAGCCGTTCGAAACCTTAAGCGATTCGGTCGCCTCATGGGGGCGGTGGGCACCGGCATTGGATGTTTCCGAAAGCGATACGGCCGTAACCGTACGGGCCGAAGTGCCTGGAGTCGATCCTGGTGAACTGGACATCACGGTCACGGGGGACCGATTGACCATTGCAGGCGAGAAAAAAGAAACGGTCGAGAAAAAAGACCGCGACACTTACCATCGCGAAAGTCGGTATGGCAGTTTCAGCCGGACCGTGCAATTGCCTAGCAGCGTTGATCCGCAGCAAGTGACTGCTGAGCACGCCAACGGAATACTCACGATTACCCTGCAAAAGACGCCGGCTGCCACAGCGAAGAAAATTGCGGTGAAATCGCAAGATCACAACACAGCTTAGTCAGGGCGGAAGACGCCCTGGGGAGTTCACTCGCTGTCAAATACTCATGAGGGCGTGGCCTAACGATTGTTGTTCTGGTTGTTGTTATTGCCGTTTCCCCCGTTGTTGTTTCCACCACCTTGTCCGTTGCGGCCGTTGTTGTTCCAGCGGTTGCGGCGCTGCTGATCGTCGCGGCTTGACTGCGACGCATTGGCGTTCTTCTTGGCGGCTTCCGGATCGGCCACGTTTTTCAGCGCGTCCTTAATCAGCGGATCGTCGAGGACGCCGCCCACGCTAATCACGCGCACCACCGGCTCGACAGGCTTGGTGGAATCATCCAAATTGTGAATCATGGCGACGACGTCGGTCAGTAAAAACTGCGGCGCGGAAACAACCAGCGAGTTTGAAGTGGCATCGACGCCGACGGACAGCAAACCCTTGAACCGTGGCACACCGTTGGTAGTGTCTTGGTGGTTGCCCATATCGTAAAAACTGTAAAACGGCCGTTGTTGCTGCCCTTGTTGCGGGTTGTTCGAAACCAGGGCTTTATCGTTCGGACTAAGCAAATCGCGGTAAACTTCTTTGATGATATCGTCCACCGTTTGTGCTTTGGCATATTTAACGGCCACGATTTGCGTTCGGCGGATCGATTGCGAATCGGGCGGCTCCTCGCGATCGTAAAAATCGACAAGCGATTTAATTTCCGCTAGTTGGTCATCATCGGCTCCCTGCACCAAAATGGAATTTGTGACCGGATCGGCGGTGAATCGTAGCGGCTCACGCTTCGACAAGCGATTGCGGTCCTCTTTTTTATCTTCGGGCTGCTCATCGAAGAAATAATAAATCGAAAAATTGTCGCGCTGCCGCTGCGCGTCCTTGGAAAACACGGTTTCCAACAGGCTGGCCACATCTTTGGCGTAGGTGTGCTTGAGAGTGAAAACGTGATAGCGAGAATCGCCCGGGGAAAGCTCATCGACCAACTTCATAAATTGATCGAGCGCCGCCGGATCTCGCGAAGTGACAATCAAACCTTGCGGGCCGCGAGTGATTGAAATTCCCGGCGGTGTTGATGGCGCTACGGCGGTCGGCGCCGAATTATTGCTGCCAGTTCGATCGTCCGGACCGGTGTGCAAAGGGCGGCCAAGAATATCAGTTTCTGTCGTTTCTGCTTCCGTGGCAGTTAGCGCGTTCGTTTTGGCCCGCTTCAGGGTAGCGCCGTCAGCTGTTTTTTCATCACTGCTGTCGATCGACACGCTATAGGCCGGACGGCCGAATGGAACGGTTAGGGTTTTGGAGGCGGTGGCCGACGGCGCGGCATGGACAGGCTGTTTTTTTTGCTCTTTTTCGTTCTTGCGATCTGTATCGGATTCATTGTGTTTAGCATCTTCCGAATTGCTGGGCTTATTCGTGGTCGAACTGCTTTTATTCGGCGAATTGCTATTGTCCGTGGAATTGTCTTTACTGCCATCATAACCGCGAGAACCTTTGGGCATATCTTTCAATTCGTCCACGTTCAATTCGAGCGGCGCGGGGCTAAGCGAGGGCCAGACACGCTGCAGCTGTTCCAGCAGCCGATTGGTATCGCGGCCGGGACCGGCGTGGATAACCCGCATGTTGTCGCCGTGCGTGTCACCAAAGGGATCTTCGCCTAACTTGATCATGAGTGCGCGAATTTCCTGAAGTTCGATATCATTCACGCGCAACAGCAGGCGATT contains these protein-coding regions:
- a CDS encoding acyl carrier protein; its protein translation is MPAQQAEVFEKVRTCLVDALGVDDDEVTSEATMVGDLGAESIDFLDIVFRLEKTFNIKIPRGELFPEDILSNAQYVRDGKVTSEGIDQLRKRMPFVDLAKFEADPRVTNFGNLLTVQDLVNYVQTKLT
- the fabF gene encoding beta-ketoacyl-ACP synthase II produces the protein MKRRVVITGVGCVTPLGNSVDEMWRRLLKGESGVGYTTHFDASNFPTKISAEVKNWDIADAGEDPNRWKYRGRHTRFAAGAAKQAMQDSGLTDGQYDPTRFGVYLGSGEGQQDFSSFTRMMAQALEGEQLDVAAFTREGLETLHPMAELEQEPHMPAAHMASMFNAQGPNANCLTACAASSQAIGEAVELIRRGEAELMLSGGTHSMIHPFGVTGFNLLTALSTRNDAPTKASRPFDKDRDGFVLGEGSSMVVLEELDHAKARGAKIYGEVLGYGSTADAYRITDTHPEGRGGAGCIRLAMEDAGLNPTDVHYINAHGTSTDVNDKVETLAIKTVFGDQAYKVPVSSTKSMLGHLIAAAGATELLICVMAIRDNVLPPTINYETPDSECDLDYIPNTARQARCDVALSNSFGFGGQNISLIVGRFQK
- a CDS encoding Hsp20/alpha crystallin family protein — translated: MRSTITVHPIQQLREEVDRLFTNVFTHPTVTGAARLVTGRGFLAVNVWEDSDNLFVEAEVPGVKPEQLDVTVVGNELTIKGQRPEEPLGDGAFHRRERGQGSFTRILRLSTEVTADNVRAALNDGVLLLTLPKAEAAKPRKIQVKTE
- a CDS encoding secretin N-terminal domain-containing protein, giving the protein GRGGGPNEQQMQQQMQQMMQQMQQQAQQNGGKGSRPQQQQEDKIYLAINRRENSVMALATPDKLAVIEQAVMLLDVPSAGTSPLAALQRVQMYRLVAADPAPIVAVLKDMGNLDPSTRLEVDNVNKAIIVDGPLVDHVTVRQLIEKLDGSARHFEVVQLRKLDADYVAGSIEFLLRGPTKETNRPRYVFGDYRQPDQSKDGGFQVEADTKHNRLLLRVNDIELQEIRALMIKLGEDPFGDTHGDNMRVIHAGPGRDTNRLLEQLQRVWPSLSPAPLELNVDELKDMPKGSRGYDGSKDNSTDNSNSPNKSSSTTNKPSNSEDAKHNESDTDRKNEKEQKKQPVHAAPSATASKTLTVPFGRPAYSVSIDSSDEKTADGATLKRAKTNALTATEAETTETDILGRPLHTGPDDRTGSNNSAPTAVAPSTPPGISITRGPQGLIVTSRDPAALDQFMKLVDELSPGDSRYHVFTLKHTYAKDVASLLETVFSKDAQRQRDNFSIYYFFDEQPEDKKEDRNRLSKREPLRFTADPVTNSILVQGADDDQLAEIKSLVDFYDREEPPDSQSIRRTQIVAVKYAKAQTVDDIIKEVYRDLLSPNDKALVSNNPQQGQQQRPFYSFYDMGNHQDTTNGVPRFKGLLSVGVDATSNSLVVSAPQFLLTDVVAMIHNLDDSTKPVEPVVRVISVGGVLDDPLIKDALKNVADPEAAKKNANASQSSRDDQQRRNRWNNNGRNGQGGGNNNGGNGNNNNQNNNR
- a CDS encoding Hsp20/alpha crystallin family protein, with product MNLVPWKNKSGETPEGRLSSLTEFRSEVNRLFDSFVREPFETLSDSVASWGRWAPALDVSESDTAVTVRAEVPGVDPGELDITVTGDRLTIAGEKKETVEKKDRDTYHRESRYGSFSRTVQLPSSVDPQQVTAEHANGILTITLQKTPAATAKKIAVKSQDHNTA
- a CDS encoding 3-hydroxyacyl-ACP dehydratase FabZ family protein; the encoded protein is MRFKLLDRIVELKAGESITAIKGLALAEDYLADHFPQFPVMPGVFMLEALTQASAWLVRATEDFKHSMVVLREARNVKYADFVAPGQTLTVTAEIIGQTPEQTKLKAQGSVNGKVNVTARLVLGKYNLADRNPVCASSDAHVIREMRSLFNVLYRPTDVLPGAPSANGSHSAVPSLACNPAAVQ
- a CDS encoding Hsp20/alpha crystallin family protein; amino-acid sequence: MSVETTLNQENGAVDVLPPKHTRGGPYYRPNVDIYELPDQLVVLADVPGAKNDQIDIHFEDGALTIHAKVSERQDSQGPYLRQEYGVGDFYRTFRVSEQIEATRIAAEYSGGVLTLHLPKAEAMKPRKIKVSAK
- a CDS encoding 3-hydroxyacyl-ACP dehydratase FabZ family protein, which produces MRWFWIDRFTEFVSGQSATAIKTLSLSEDHLHDHFPGASVMPNTLILEGMAQTAGLLVCEHSGFTKQVILAKVSKAVFHGEAWPGDMLTYRALLQDIKEDGAMTTVTSEVNGKPQAEAEIFFAHLEQVNQRGDRLELFVPYDLFSWLRLLKLYEVGRDADGNPLQIHPRMAESDPFLSRQVAAK